Proteins found in one Enterococcus sp. 9D6_DIV0238 genomic segment:
- a CDS encoding pyridoxal phosphate-dependent aminotransferase has translation MDLTKRFNKQVSKIAVSLIRQFDEQVSSIDGILKLTLGEPDFNTPEHVKKAAHDAINDNFSHYSGMAGLTDVREAAAFFMKEKYGVSYQATSEILVTVGATEAISASLLAILEPGDKILMPAPIYPGYEPVITLANAEPVYIDTRPNKFVLTPQMIEEAMAEHGDQVKAIILNYPSNPTGVTYTREEVNAIADVVKKYPIFVISDEIYSELTYEDEHVSIAEFIPEQTILINGLSKSHAMTGWRIGFIFGAEELIAEIIKVHQYLVTAASTISQKAAVRALVEGINDASVMKEEYRERRDFVYEQMTGFGFEVARPNGAFYIFAKIPAGYEQDSMKFCVDLAQKQAIAIIPGIAFGKEAEGYVRISYAADMSTLKEAMRRIGAYIK, from the coding sequence AGTTTGATGAGCAAGTGTCATCGATCGATGGAATTTTAAAACTAACGTTAGGTGAACCTGATTTCAATACACCAGAGCATGTAAAAAAAGCGGCACATGACGCTATTAATGACAATTTCTCTCACTACTCAGGTATGGCAGGGTTGACTGATGTTCGAGAAGCAGCCGCATTTTTTATGAAAGAGAAGTATGGTGTGAGCTACCAAGCGACTTCTGAGATTTTAGTAACTGTAGGTGCAACAGAAGCGATTTCGGCAAGCTTATTGGCGATCTTGGAGCCAGGAGATAAAATCTTGATGCCTGCTCCGATATATCCAGGTTATGAGCCGGTGATCACTTTAGCAAATGCTGAACCAGTGTATATCGATACGAGACCAAATAAATTTGTTTTAACTCCACAAATGATCGAAGAAGCTATGGCAGAGCACGGGGATCAAGTGAAAGCAATCATCTTGAATTATCCAAGTAATCCGACGGGGGTCACTTATACACGTGAAGAAGTGAATGCAATTGCTGATGTAGTAAAAAAATATCCAATATTCGTTATCAGTGATGAAATTTATAGTGAGCTGACGTATGAAGACGAACATGTATCTATTGCAGAATTTATTCCGGAGCAAACGATCCTGATCAACGGATTGTCAAAATCCCATGCTATGACCGGTTGGCGGATCGGATTTATCTTTGGAGCCGAAGAATTGATTGCAGAGATCATCAAGGTCCATCAGTATTTGGTTACTGCAGCTTCTACGATTTCACAAAAAGCAGCTGTTAGAGCGCTTGTCGAAGGTATCAATGATGCTTCTGTGATGAAAGAAGAATACCGAGAGCGTCGTGATTTTGTTTATGAACAAATGACAGGATTCGGGTTTGAAGTTGCTAGACCAAATGGCGCTTTTTATATTTTTGCTAAAATCCCAGCCGGTTATGAGCAAGACTCGATGAAGTTTTGTGTTGATTTAGCACAGAAACAAGCAATCGCAATCATTCCCGGTATTGCTTTTGGAAAAGAAGCTGAAGGGTATGTTAGAATCAGCTACGCGGCCGATATGAGTACCTTGAAAGAAGCTATGAGACGTATTGGCGCTTATATAAAATAA
- a CDS encoding phosphate ABC transporter substrate-binding protein PstS family protein — MKKPLLSAIVLSVGLLIAGCGSQGAATNESSNKSKESNDQPVKIVAVGSTALQPLVDAAKDQFISEHPNYTISVQGGGSGTGLSQVADGAVTIGNSDVFAEEKSGVDASKLVDHRVAVVGMGPVVNKEVGVKNVTKQELIDIFTGKTKNWKELGGKDQEIAVINRPSGSGTRATFEKWGLDGATAVQSQEQDSSGTVRQIVAQTPGAISYLAFSYMDDSTIALSVDDVKPTEENVADNSWKIWSYEHMYTKGEPDKEVKAFLDFMLEEDVQKGVVKELGYLPITDMKVERDVSGTIKEK; from the coding sequence ATGAAGAAACCTTTATTATCAGCAATTGTTTTGAGTGTAGGACTATTAATCGCAGGTTGCGGCAGTCAAGGCGCAGCAACTAACGAAAGCAGTAATAAAAGTAAGGAAAGCAACGATCAACCAGTTAAAATCGTAGCAGTCGGTTCAACGGCTTTACAGCCGCTAGTTGATGCAGCAAAAGATCAATTTATTTCTGAACATCCTAATTATACGATCTCTGTTCAAGGTGGGGGCAGCGGAACAGGACTCTCTCAAGTAGCTGATGGTGCTGTGACGATTGGTAATTCAGATGTTTTTGCAGAAGAAAAATCTGGTGTTGATGCGTCAAAATTAGTCGATCATCGAGTTGCAGTAGTTGGCATGGGGCCTGTTGTTAACAAAGAAGTCGGCGTTAAAAACGTGACAAAACAGGAATTGATCGATATTTTTACTGGAAAAACGAAAAATTGGAAAGAACTTGGAGGCAAAGATCAGGAAATTGCAGTGATCAATCGTCCAAGTGGAAGCGGAACACGTGCAACATTTGAAAAATGGGGACTGGATGGAGCGACAGCCGTTCAATCACAGGAACAGGACTCATCAGGAACTGTACGTCAAATCGTTGCCCAAACTCCAGGAGCAATCAGCTATCTTGCTTTTTCTTATATGGATGACTCAACGATTGCTTTAAGCGTAGATGATGTTAAGCCGACTGAAGAAAATGTCGCAGATAACTCTTGGAAAATCTGGTCTTATGAGCATATGTATACAAAAGGCGAGCCAGATAAAGAAGTCAAAGCCTTTTTAGATTTTATGTTGGAAGAAGATGTTCAAAAAGGAGTGGTCAAAGAATTAGGTTACTTACCGATCACAGATATGAAAGTTGAACGTGACGTTTCAGGAACGATCAAAGAAAAATAA
- a CDS encoding sensor histidine kinase, whose protein sequence is MKKRQRFEYLLVILMMLALFVGSIFLTNYFFRKELLTQQEEYLQKKATLLLDQLSPEVFTQQAFTSQEKTLVDHYLTDENERLSLMNNTGDIFYDSVDTRLHDSRKNRPEIKAVLSGADFGSALRKSATLNKELLYLALPVKKNGDLVGIIRMSEETTQFSSSIQSFKRYILLTLGILFIIITGFVFVLLQQKNEPLVTVLPVLKKIVKYPDEARSIIQDSPEWNELYQTVNLISQQMSQTYLAYTSTEEQFHALLDELMIGVFIIDVEGKLQLVNPKMLDILNIQPDAVGKDYFDVIEEPALIHLIHQVITEKTTLHQEISLAESLNETILDMSLRFIEENGNNYQVLGIAYDLTRVRQLEKMQKDFVSNVSHELKTPVTSLLGFTETLLDGAKDDPETLTQFLQIMEKDALRLQQLIQEILQLSRDGKNITYDDQIIELFPFTEEILRSYRKTIKEKNLTIQISGSKHITYTTKYELFYPIAKNLIENAVQYSQIDETITIDFGFTDRFYFMVKDTGIGISQEDQERIFERFYRVDKARSRHSGGTGLGLSIVQNYTELLGGKVTIDSHLGLGTTFTVYLPKK, encoded by the coding sequence ATGAAAAAGCGGCAACGTTTTGAATATCTTTTAGTCATACTTATGATGCTAGCTCTTTTTGTTGGCAGTATTTTTCTGACAAACTATTTTTTCCGAAAGGAATTATTGACGCAACAGGAAGAATATTTGCAAAAGAAAGCAACGCTGCTTTTAGATCAGTTATCTCCTGAAGTTTTCACTCAGCAGGCTTTTACTTCTCAGGAAAAAACATTAGTAGATCACTATTTGACTGATGAGAATGAACGATTGAGTCTAATGAATAACACAGGTGATATCTTCTATGACAGTGTAGACACAAGATTACATGACTCTAGAAAAAACCGGCCTGAGATCAAAGCGGTTCTTTCAGGTGCTGACTTCGGTTCTGCTCTGCGCAAAAGCGCCACTTTAAATAAGGAGTTGCTCTACCTTGCACTTCCTGTGAAGAAAAATGGCGATCTAGTTGGGATCATTCGCATGTCAGAAGAAACAACCCAATTTTCGAGTAGTATACAATCATTCAAACGGTATATTTTACTAACTTTAGGCATTTTATTTATCATTATCACTGGGTTTGTTTTTGTCCTGCTTCAGCAGAAAAATGAACCACTAGTCACTGTATTACCTGTATTGAAAAAAATCGTCAAATACCCTGATGAAGCCCGTTCGATCATCCAAGATTCTCCTGAATGGAATGAACTTTACCAAACGGTCAATCTTATCAGCCAGCAAATGAGTCAGACCTATTTAGCCTATACTTCAACTGAGGAACAATTTCATGCACTACTAGATGAACTGATGATCGGCGTTTTTATTATTGATGTCGAAGGAAAATTACAGTTGGTCAATCCAAAAATGCTGGATATTTTGAATATCCAACCGGATGCTGTCGGCAAAGATTATTTTGATGTGATCGAAGAGCCAGCATTGATCCACCTGATTCACCAAGTAATTACTGAAAAGACGACTCTTCATCAAGAGATTTCTTTAGCTGAGAGCTTGAATGAGACCATTTTGGATATGTCCTTACGTTTTATAGAAGAAAACGGTAATAATTACCAAGTGCTAGGAATCGCTTATGATTTGACGCGTGTCAGACAATTGGAAAAGATGCAAAAAGACTTTGTCAGTAATGTCTCTCATGAATTGAAAACGCCAGTCACTTCTCTATTAGGTTTCACTGAAACTTTACTAGATGGTGCGAAAGACGATCCTGAAACATTAACTCAGTTTTTACAAATCATGGAAAAAGATGCTTTACGTCTACAACAGTTGATCCAAGAAATATTGCAGCTTTCTCGTGACGGCAAAAATATCACTTATGATGATCAAATCATTGAGCTTTTCCCGTTTACAGAAGAAATTCTACGATCTTATCGAAAGACGATCAAAGAAAAGAATTTGACGATCCAAATCAGCGGTTCAAAACATATAACCTATACAACAAAATATGAACTTTTTTATCCTATCGCAAAAAATCTTATTGAAAATGCTGTTCAGTACTCACAAATCGATGAAACGATCACCATTGATTTTGGCTTTACAGATAGATTTTACTTTATGGTGAAAGACACTGGAATTGGGATCAGTCAAGAGGATCAAGAACGAATTTTTGAGCGGTTCTACCGTGTAGACAAAGCACGAAGTCGTCATTCCGGCGGGACTGGCTTAGGCTTATCGATCGTGCAAAATTACACTGAATTACTTGGCGGCAAAGTGACCATCGACAGTCATTTAGGTTTAGGAACGACCTTTACCGTCTATTTACCAAAAAAATAA
- a CDS encoding response regulator transcription factor, producing MKKVLVVDDEPSIVTLLTFNLEKDGYEVISATDGAVGFELASTNQFDFIILDVMLPNMDGLEITKALRREKIDTPILILTAKDDQVDKIIGLEIGADDYLTKPFSPREVLARMKAIFRRLKPTVEKKEDISEPVKAPLIIGDIMVDEQNYAVSVRGEKIELTPKEFELLVYFIKRKDRVIDRDTLLDRIWNYDFAGQSRIVDVHVSHLRDKIEIDPKHPAYLVTVRGFGYRFQEPKK from the coding sequence ATGAAAAAAGTACTTGTGGTTGACGATGAACCTTCGATCGTCACATTGTTAACTTTCAATTTAGAAAAAGACGGGTATGAAGTTATAAGTGCCACTGATGGAGCTGTAGGTTTTGAATTGGCTTCAACCAATCAATTTGATTTTATTATCCTTGATGTCATGCTGCCGAATATGGATGGGCTGGAAATTACAAAAGCCTTGAGAAGAGAAAAAATCGACACCCCTATTTTGATTTTAACTGCAAAAGATGATCAAGTAGATAAAATCATCGGTTTGGAAATCGGTGCAGATGATTATTTAACTAAGCCTTTTAGCCCTAGAGAAGTTTTAGCACGAATGAAAGCCATTTTCAGACGATTGAAACCAACAGTTGAAAAGAAAGAGGACATTAGTGAACCTGTGAAAGCACCATTGATCATAGGAGACATTATGGTCGATGAACAAAACTACGCTGTCTCTGTTCGTGGTGAGAAAATCGAATTGACACCAAAAGAATTTGAATTATTGGTTTACTTTATCAAACGTAAAGATCGTGTGATCGATCGTGATACATTGCTTGATCGTATCTGGAATTATGATTTTGCAGGGCAAAGCCGTATAGTAGATGTCCATGTGAGCCATTTAAGGGATAAAATCGAAATTGATCCAAAGCATCCGGCTTACTTAGTCACAGTCAGAGGATTTGGCTATCGTTTTCAGGAGCCTAAAAAATGA
- a CDS encoding DUF523 domain-containing protein: protein MIGISACLGGICCRYDGQSKELSFLKELVEKKEAMPICPEVLGGLPIPREPAEITSGDGFAVWQGQASVLTVSGEDVTECFKEGAKIAYQKLLEHQIDTLIVKEDSPSCGYRRIYDGTFSGNKIAGIGVATAYFILNGISVVSENEWQTIVQHEGSNG, encoded by the coding sequence ATGATCGGAATCAGTGCATGTTTGGGTGGTATTTGTTGTCGATATGATGGTCAGTCTAAAGAACTATCTTTTTTAAAAGAATTAGTTGAAAAGAAAGAGGCAATGCCTATTTGCCCAGAGGTTTTAGGTGGATTGCCGATTCCAAGAGAACCGGCCGAAATAACAAGTGGAGACGGTTTTGCTGTTTGGCAAGGACAAGCAAGCGTGTTGACAGTATCGGGTGAAGATGTGACCGAGTGTTTCAAAGAAGGGGCAAAAATTGCGTATCAAAAACTTCTAGAACATCAAATCGATACATTGATCGTTAAAGAAGATAGTCCTTCTTGTGGATACAGAAGGATCTATGATGGTACGTTTTCCGGAAATAAAATAGCTGGTATTGGTGTTGCGACGGCTTATTTTATTTTGAACGGGATCAGCGTTGTATCAGAAAATGAATGGCAAACAATTGTACAGCATGAGGGATCAAATGGCTGA
- a CDS encoding NUDIX hydrolase: protein MAEMEILKIFDKDYQQCGTATRERAHREGLWHETFHCWFYIMEQDEVIIYFQKRSPKKKDFPNQLDITAAGHLLANETVLDGFREVREELGVEILPEEAAFLGVFPVSINLGTFIDNEFTNVYLVQQEIKIGNFTLQEEEVESLFCVPLSKLKRMLADPTLKVALTGYRQENYQQTITRAVVSKKDFCANAESYYEALVEIFEEIQGNHLRTID from the coding sequence ATGGCTGAAATGGAAATACTAAAGATTTTTGATAAAGACTATCAGCAATGTGGGACAGCGACCAGAGAACGTGCGCATCGAGAAGGTTTGTGGCACGAAACCTTTCATTGTTGGTTTTATATAATGGAACAAGATGAAGTAATCATTTATTTTCAGAAACGTTCACCTAAAAAGAAAGACTTTCCTAATCAGTTGGATATCACAGCTGCTGGGCATCTTTTGGCGAATGAAACTGTTTTAGACGGTTTTAGAGAGGTCAGGGAAGAATTAGGTGTGGAGATTTTACCTGAAGAAGCAGCGTTTTTAGGTGTTTTTCCGGTGAGTATAAACTTAGGAACCTTTATCGATAATGAATTCACGAATGTTTATCTTGTGCAGCAAGAAATCAAGATAGGAAATTTTACTTTACAGGAAGAAGAAGTTGAAAGTTTATTTTGTGTCCCGCTTTCTAAGTTAAAAAGAATGCTGGCAGATCCTACTTTAAAGGTTGCCTTAACAGGCTATCGCCAAGAAAACTATCAACAAACGATCACACGAGCAGTAGTATCAAAAAAAGATTTCTGTGCAAATGCGGAAAGCTACTATGAGGCACTGGTCGAAATTTTTGAAGAAATCCAAGGAAATCACTTGAGAACTATTGACTAA
- a CDS encoding putative DNA-binding protein, producing MEIEKTNRMNALFEFYSTLLTEKQMNYMEMYYADDFSLGEIAEEYDVSRQAVYDNIKRTEKILEEYERKLHLFSDYVVRGELLDALKNYVSETYPKDITIANYIEQIQEVEE from the coding sequence ATGGAAATTGAAAAAACCAATCGAATGAATGCTTTATTTGAATTTTACTCCACATTGCTGACTGAAAAGCAAATGAATTACATGGAGATGTATTATGCTGATGACTTTTCTTTAGGTGAAATTGCTGAAGAGTACGATGTCAGTCGTCAAGCCGTTTATGATAATATCAAGCGAACAGAAAAAATATTAGAAGAATATGAACGAAAGCTTCATTTGTTTTCCGATTATGTCGTACGTGGCGAGTTATTGGATGCACTTAAGAACTATGTGAGTGAAACCTATCCTAAAGATATAACGATTGCAAATTATATAGAACAAATACAAGAAGTAGAGGAATGA
- the ffh gene encoding signal recognition particle protein yields MAFESLTDRLQQAMSKLRRKGKVSEADVKEMMREIRLALLEADVNLQVVKDFTKRVRERAVGVEVLESLSPAQQIVKIVDEELTATLGSETVGLNKSERIPTVIMMAGLQGAGKTTFGGKIANHLIKTEKARPLMIAADVYRPAAIDQLKVLGQQLDVPVFDMGTDTDPVEIVRQGMALAKEQKNDYVLIDTAGRLHVDEALMDELKQIKAVAEPDEILLVVDAMTGQDAVNVAESFNQQLGITGVVITKLDGDTRGGAALSIRAVTGAPIKFIGSGEKLTDLEIFHPDRMSSRILGMGDMLTLIEKAQQDYDEKKAEELATKMKENSFDFNDFIEQLDQVMGMGPIEDLLKMIPGMSQMPGLENVKVDPKDVARKKAMVLSMTPAERENPDLLNPSRRRRIAAGSGNSVVEVNRMIKQFKESKKMMQQMSKGNMDIPGMDQMLGGGIKGKLGKMAMNRMVKKNKKKKKKKK; encoded by the coding sequence ATGGCTTTTGAAAGTTTAACAGACCGCTTACAACAGGCAATGAGTAAATTACGTCGCAAAGGGAAAGTCTCTGAAGCAGATGTAAAAGAAATGATGAGAGAAATTCGTCTTGCGTTATTAGAAGCAGACGTAAATTTACAAGTAGTAAAAGACTTTACAAAGCGTGTACGGGAACGTGCCGTTGGTGTAGAGGTCTTAGAAAGTTTATCACCTGCCCAACAAATCGTTAAAATCGTAGATGAAGAATTGACTGCAACGTTAGGTTCTGAAACGGTGGGACTGAATAAATCCGAACGAATTCCAACAGTCATTATGATGGCTGGTTTACAAGGGGCTGGTAAAACGACCTTCGGCGGTAAAATAGCAAATCACTTGATCAAAACAGAAAAAGCGCGTCCCTTAATGATCGCAGCTGATGTTTATCGTCCAGCGGCGATCGATCAATTGAAAGTCTTGGGTCAGCAATTAGATGTACCTGTCTTTGATATGGGAACAGATACTGATCCTGTTGAGATCGTCCGTCAAGGGATGGCCTTAGCCAAAGAGCAGAAAAATGACTACGTCTTGATCGATACAGCAGGACGTCTTCATGTTGATGAAGCGCTCATGGATGAATTGAAACAAATCAAAGCAGTCGCTGAACCAGATGAAATTTTACTTGTTGTTGATGCAATGACAGGACAGGATGCGGTGAATGTTGCAGAAAGCTTCAATCAGCAGCTAGGTATCACTGGTGTCGTGATCACAAAATTAGATGGGGATACGCGTGGTGGTGCGGCGCTTTCTATTCGTGCTGTTACAGGTGCACCAATCAAATTTATTGGGTCAGGTGAAAAATTAACTGATCTAGAAATTTTCCATCCAGATCGTATGTCCAGCCGTATATTAGGCATGGGAGACATGCTGACGCTGATCGAAAAAGCACAGCAGGATTATGATGAGAAAAAAGCTGAAGAACTTGCAACAAAGATGAAAGAAAACAGCTTTGATTTCAATGACTTTATCGAGCAATTAGATCAAGTCATGGGAATGGGACCGATTGAAGATCTTTTAAAAATGATCCCTGGCATGAGTCAAATGCCTGGTCTTGAAAATGTCAAAGTAGATCCTAAAGATGTTGCACGTAAAAAAGCTATGGTGCTTTCAATGACACCAGCAGAGCGAGAAAATCCTGATTTACTGAATCCAAGTAGACGCAGAAGGATCGCAGCAGGTTCTGGGAATAGTGTTGTTGAGGTCAACCGAATGATCAAACAGTTCAAAGAATCTAAGAAAATGATGCAGCAAATGTCTAAAGGTAATATGGATATCCCTGGTATGGATCAAATGCTGGGTGGCGGTATCAAAGGAAAACTTGGGAAAATGGCAATGAACCGAATGGTCAAGAAAAACAAAAAGAAGAAAAAGAAGAAAAAATAA
- a CDS encoding GNAT family N-acetyltransferase: MESTEKVQHLLLWKDEELLGYTALSGYDPEELEVTMIATTNEAIAPMHEAARIFAQKKKFVRLLWIVDQRDNLIVSFIKEMKLYSHSFSEYAMLFDSKTEIHSEECSLVSAEKADASKIAQLDGESEFDKIQPIDEVDLAKTLVLKEGKELIASIRLEKNQEECGIHGFVVRTDQRGKGIGRKILTTIVSQLKREGYSQIYLEVESTNAAAMGLYQSIGFKQKACFDYYVSVF; the protein is encoded by the coding sequence ATGGAATCGACGGAGAAAGTCCAGCATCTGTTGCTCTGGAAAGATGAAGAGCTTTTGGGCTATACAGCGTTAAGCGGCTATGACCCTGAGGAGTTAGAGGTAACTATGATTGCAACGACTAATGAAGCAATTGCTCCTATGCATGAAGCCGCACGCATCTTTGCTCAGAAAAAAAAGTTTGTACGGTTATTATGGATCGTTGACCAAAGAGATAACTTGATTGTATCTTTCATCAAAGAAATGAAACTTTATAGCCACTCTTTCTCAGAATATGCGATGTTATTCGATAGTAAGACAGAAATCCATTCAGAAGAGTGCTCATTAGTATCAGCTGAAAAAGCTGATGCTAGTAAAATCGCACAGCTGGATGGAGAATCAGAGTTTGATAAGATTCAGCCGATTGATGAAGTCGATTTGGCTAAAACTCTTGTGCTTAAAGAAGGGAAAGAACTCATAGCCAGTATTCGACTCGAAAAAAATCAAGAAGAGTGTGGAATTCATGGCTTTGTTGTTCGAACTGACCAACGCGGAAAAGGAATCGGTCGTAAAATTTTAACAACGATTGTTTCACAATTAAAAAGAGAAGGCTACTCACAAATTTATTTAGAAGTTGAGTCAACGAATGCAGCTGCTATGGGCCTCTATCAGTCGATCGGTTTCAAGCAAAAAGCATGCTTCGACTATTACGTTTCAGTGTTTTAA
- the rpsP gene encoding 30S ribosomal protein S16, producing MSVKIRLKRMGSKKSPFYRIVVADSRSPRDGRFIETVGTYNPLKDPAEVVLKEDLVLDWLSKGAQPSDTVRNILSKEGVMKKHHEAKLEKK from the coding sequence ATGTCAGTAAAAATTCGTTTAAAACGTATGGGTTCTAAAAAGAGTCCTTTTTACCGTATCGTAGTCGCTGATTCTCGTTCTCCACGTGATGGACGTTTCATCGAAACTGTTGGGACTTACAATCCTTTGAAAGATCCTGCAGAAGTAGTTTTAAAAGAAGATTTAGTTTTAGACTGGTTGTCTAAAGGTGCTCAACCTTCAGATACAGTTCGTAACATCCTTTCAAAAGAAGGCGTTATGAAAAAACACCACGAAGCTAAATTAGAAAAGAAATAA
- a CDS encoding KH domain-containing protein, whose product MADVKELVLTIVRPLVSQPEMVKLEVEESDAFLEYNLTVSPEDIGRIIGKQGRVAKAIRTIVYSVRVDGPKKVRLNIVDGK is encoded by the coding sequence ATGGCAGATGTGAAAGAGTTAGTTTTAACTATCGTTCGTCCATTAGTCAGTCAACCTGAGATGGTTAAATTGGAAGTAGAAGAGTCTGATGCTTTTCTAGAATATAATTTAACTGTATCACCTGAAGATATTGGTCGTATTATTGGTAAACAAGGCCGTGTTGCTAAAGCAATTCGTACGATTGTTTACAGTGTACGCGTGGATGGACCTAAGAAAGTTCGTTTAAATATCGTAGATGGTAAATAA
- a CDS encoding TIGR01440 family protein: MMNERNSYQEQLTTGIQEYFEKTSFKAGDIFVLGCSSSEIFGGVIGQNSRLDIGEGIVSTLKEHLDKKGVYLAVQGCEHINRALVIEKEVAEAHDFEIVSVVPALHAGGAAAVAAFHLFTDPVVVEKIVARGGIDIGDTAIGMHVKHVQIPIRTTIKEIGEAHTTFLYSRPKLIGGARAVY; encoded by the coding sequence GTGATGAATGAACGAAATAGCTATCAGGAACAGTTAACGACAGGGATACAAGAATATTTTGAAAAAACGTCATTCAAAGCTGGAGACATTTTTGTTTTAGGGTGCAGTAGCAGCGAAATATTTGGTGGCGTGATCGGTCAAAATTCTAGACTTGATATTGGTGAAGGGATCGTTTCGACTCTAAAAGAGCATCTGGATAAAAAAGGGGTATACCTTGCTGTACAAGGATGTGAACACATCAATCGGGCATTAGTCATTGAAAAAGAAGTTGCTGAAGCACATGATTTTGAAATCGTGTCTGTTGTTCCTGCCCTTCATGCAGGCGGCGCAGCTGCTGTTGCAGCCTTTCATTTATTTACTGATCCAGTCGTGGTAGAAAAAATCGTTGCTAGAGGAGGAATCGATATAGGAGATACGGCTATCGGCATGCATGTGAAACATGTACAGATCCCAATCAGAACAACTATCAAGGAAATTGGTGAAGCGCATACGACTTTTTTGTATAGTCGACCGAAATTGATTGGCGGAGCTCGTGCTGTATATTAA
- a CDS encoding DUF1576 domain-containing protein produces MSSDQHSRQPFFLHTDKKTEKEIIQNRNYYLLIGYCLLLILIGLSSESFNTLLGGMLRILTSPSNLLTDYIALGSFGSAFVNSGLLTLFSVLIAKKEKIPINGAMIAALFTVSGCSFFGKNMYNSIPIIIGGICYAKIVKKPFSQFIVVSLFGSALSPIISFFTFGLSIPLMFSLPLGCIIGIFIGLILPPLASHVLTFHQGFSLYNVGFTSGLIAMMFTGVLRMFGVSIEGKNVVSDDYHNQLLFFMLFLFFMLFIVGCIINHFSFKGIKEISRTSGKLITDFTFISGIGATMMNMAFMGLLLIGYTQFSHCTLNGPIVGAILSAVGFSAFGNHPLNSLPLLISVFFTAQLSSVFAVDQTTVALAGIFATGLAPIAGYYGFHYGLAAGFLHMSLVTNVSYLHGGLNLYNNGFSTGFVAAVMVPLLDNILQIRKVKQHARKRKS; encoded by the coding sequence ATGTCCAGCGATCAGCATTCGCGTCAGCCATTTTTTTTACATACTGATAAAAAAACAGAGAAAGAAATCATTCAAAACAGAAATTATTACCTTTTGATCGGCTACTGTCTACTCCTGATCTTGATCGGGCTGAGTAGTGAATCTTTCAATACACTTTTAGGAGGCATGCTTCGGATTTTAACTTCTCCTAGTAATTTACTTACTGATTACATTGCTTTAGGTAGCTTCGGCAGTGCCTTTGTTAATAGTGGTTTACTCACCTTATTTAGTGTACTGATTGCTAAGAAAGAAAAAATCCCTATCAATGGTGCTATGATAGCTGCGTTGTTCACTGTATCGGGGTGTTCTTTTTTTGGAAAAAATATGTATAATTCTATTCCAATTATCATTGGTGGAATTTGTTATGCTAAAATTGTCAAAAAGCCCTTTTCTCAATTTATTGTCGTTAGTTTATTCGGCAGTGCATTGTCACCGATCATTAGCTTTTTCACTTTTGGCTTATCGATCCCTTTGATGTTTTCTTTGCCATTAGGCTGCATTATCGGTATTTTTATCGGTTTGATCTTGCCGCCACTCGCTTCTCATGTTCTAACTTTCCATCAAGGATTTTCTTTATATAATGTTGGATTCACTTCTGGATTGATCGCTATGATGTTTACTGGTGTACTTAGAATGTTCGGCGTGAGCATCGAAGGAAAAAACGTTGTATCTGACGATTATCATAATCAATTACTATTTTTTATGTTATTTTTATTTTTTATGTTATTTATTGTAGGGTGTATCATTAACCACTTTTCCTTTAAAGGGATCAAGGAGATCAGTCGCACCTCCGGGAAATTGATTACTGATTTTACATTTATCTCAGGAATTGGTGCAACAATGATGAATATGGCTTTTATGGGGTTGCTCCTGATCGGTTATACTCAGTTTAGTCATTGTACTCTTAATGGCCCCATTGTTGGTGCTATCCTATCAGCAGTCGGCTTCAGTGCTTTTGGTAATCATCCATTAAATAGTCTCCCCTTGCTTATTAGTGTCTTTTTCACTGCACAATTATCATCTGTTTTTGCTGTCGATCAGACAACTGTAGCTCTAGCTGGAATTTTTGCCACTGGGTTGGCGCCGATCGCTGGATATTATGGTTTTCACTATGGTCTTGCTGCCGGTTTCTTGCATATGTCATTGGTTACTAATGTGAGTTACCTTCATGGTGGATTAAATCTTTATAATAACGGATTTTCTACTGGTTTTGTTGCGGCTGTCATGGTACCATTACTAGATAATATTTTACAAATCAGAAAGGTGAAACAACATGCAAGAAAGAGAAAAAGCTAA